One window of Microbacterium sp. 1S1 genomic DNA carries:
- a CDS encoding thiamine pyrophosphate-dependent dehydrogenase E1 component subunit alpha yields MSTSEIPLVRVLDETGKVTPSPAAEQYLPLIESIPDAELAQFYRDMVGIRAIDTQATNLQRQGQLALWPPSRGQEAAQVGSGRAARAQDTIFPSYREHAVTRIRGVDPLDIIKLMRGVSHGGWDPTDPKNGNTRLYTLVLGSQALHAAGYAMGLTFDGRTGTGDADRDEAVVVYYGDGASSQGDVHEAMVFAASYQAPTLFFLQNNHWAISVPVTTQSRVPLVQRSAGYGIPSVRVDGNDVLASYAVSRVSLDEARGGGGPRAIEAVTYRLGAHTTSDDPTKYRGNDEELAWAGRDPIVRMRAFLENRGADGGFFAEVDAEAADAAEDLRARTVQLGPPRPELMFDHVYSEPHPLIEEQKAWRARYEASFEGEGQ; encoded by the coding sequence GTGAGCACCTCTGAGATCCCCCTCGTGCGCGTTCTGGACGAGACCGGAAAGGTCACCCCGAGCCCCGCTGCCGAGCAGTACCTACCGCTCATCGAGTCGATCCCCGACGCCGAGCTCGCGCAGTTCTACCGCGACATGGTGGGCATCCGCGCGATCGACACCCAGGCCACCAACCTGCAGCGGCAGGGGCAGCTGGCCCTGTGGCCGCCGAGCCGTGGACAGGAGGCGGCCCAGGTCGGCTCCGGCCGTGCCGCTCGCGCGCAGGACACGATCTTCCCCTCCTACCGCGAGCACGCCGTCACGCGGATCCGCGGTGTCGATCCCCTCGACATCATCAAGCTCATGCGGGGCGTCTCCCACGGCGGCTGGGACCCGACCGACCCGAAGAACGGCAACACCCGGCTGTACACGCTCGTGCTCGGCTCCCAGGCCCTGCACGCTGCCGGATACGCGATGGGTCTCACGTTCGACGGCCGCACCGGAACGGGGGACGCCGACCGGGACGAGGCCGTGGTCGTCTATTACGGCGACGGTGCCTCCAGCCAGGGTGACGTGCACGAGGCGATGGTCTTCGCGGCGAGCTACCAGGCACCGACGCTGTTCTTCCTGCAGAACAACCACTGGGCGATCTCGGTCCCGGTCACCACGCAGTCGCGGGTGCCGCTCGTGCAGCGCAGTGCCGGCTACGGTATCCCCAGCGTCCGTGTGGACGGCAACGACGTCCTCGCCAGCTACGCCGTGTCCCGGGTGTCCCTCGATGAGGCGCGCGGCGGCGGCGGTCCTCGCGCCATCGAGGCCGTGACCTACCGGCTCGGTGCACACACGACGAGCGACGACCCCACGAAGTACCGCGGCAACGACGAGGAGCTCGCGTGGGCCGGGCGCGACCCGATCGTCCGCATGCGTGCGTTCCTCGAGAACCGTGGTGCCGACGGCGGCTTCTTCGCCGAGGTGGACGCCGAGGCCGCGGATGCCGCGGAGGATCTGCGCGCGCGTACCGTGCAGCTCGGTCCGCCTCGCCCTGAGCTCATGTTCGACCACGTGTACAGCGAGCCGCATCCGCTGATCGAGGAGCAGAAAGCCTGGCGGGCCCGCTACGAGGCGTCGTTCGAAGGAGAAGGCCAGTGA